In Vanessa tameamea isolate UH-Manoa-2023 chromosome 25, ilVanTame1 primary haplotype, whole genome shotgun sequence, a single window of DNA contains:
- the LOC113401839 gene encoding waprin-Thr1 — protein MGSTTIALAIFSVIFMIGSTDAATGSCPLPSKIYGCSPKCQQTYDCGNGKVCCPNSCNAKSCVDLAAVGGANNGKDKYSQSGGAGVYCNNQKCSPFEVCKLDPSTKRMKCMRA, from the exons atgg gtTCAACGACAATAGCGCTGGCCATTTTCTCCGTTATCTTCATGATAGGCAGCACGGATGCcg CTACAGGTAGCTGCCCTCTGCCATCTAAAATCTACGGCTGCAGCCCAAAATGTCAGCAGACCTATGACTGTGGCAATGGCAAGGTGTGCTGCCCGAACTCCTGCAACGCGAAGTCCTGCGTAGATCTTGCAGCTGTTGGTGGCGCAAACAATGGGAAGGACAAGTATTCTCAGT cTGGTGGGGCTGGCGTGTATTGCAACAATCAGAAATGCAGTCCTTTCGAAGTCTGCAAACTTGATCCATCTACCAAGAGAATGAAGTGCATGCGtgcttga
- the LOC113401840 gene encoding protein tyrosine phosphatase domain-containing protein 1-like: protein MNGTTSDTETCEQTSCPLWERLGCARATRFFRRRLRRVAPEGNGKTGSRESRRRVGPPKAIYSGFSERVRTKTPAALQCALFCGGSRCQYELPRQSRTAIQGVYSDWVTDDILAMARPSTASIAARNIIQQFHCWGIRTVINLQIPGEHSSCGPPLTKSGFTYDPNIFMANDIYYYNFAWPDYGEASLSGLLDMAKVISFALQEGRVAIHCHAGLGRTGVLIACYLVYSLRIRANDAIRLVRKKRPRSVQMSGQILCVQQFEHYLLPQTIVFSSKESLMLTRDRKTSEFTLRQYLYRQRAILHGVEERAFKLLPKIVYCICERLLKLCGCHQSGGLDLRIRNRPFYTTFFVYKLKQIPRTDPQSPDEFVPNQVSTLPMVEWRDPIEEDIDRNLESVSRITGSANGGRIPALHVHEAFITDHKSLPDDKQKYLKQLRTDINQRRDAINNIEKEDDPLVLTGLLFEWLEGLKQPVLDREDLSTIIGRCKHVNSCLDVLEMEDVMLIEYLLRFVLRLRPLAAHKKVDIIKRLIAALTHQTVQINGKTLPDNGFPKLRDGTCSQIINFMLRLVVEIQKDIIKPGRDETDVVIPPRRLKIKAWK, encoded by the exons atgaaCGGTACCACATCAGATACAGAGACTTGTGAACAGACGTCGTGCCCACTGTGGGAGAGACTGGGATGCGCGCGTGCAACGCGTTTTTTTAGACGACGGCTGAGGAGAGTGGCTCCCGAAGGCAATGGAAAGACGGG GAGTCGTGAATCTCGTCGGCGCGTCGGCCCTCCCAAGGCAATATACAGTGGGTTCAGTGAGCGCGTGCGCACAAAGACTCCTGCAGCGCTGCAGTGCGCGCTGTTTTGTGGTGGTTCTCGCTGTCAGTATGAATTGCCAAGACAGAGTCGTACTGCAATACAGGGAGTGTATTCTGATTG GGTCACAGACGACATCCTCGCGATGGCGCGTCCAAGCACCGCCAGTATAGCCGCCAGGAATATTATACAACAGTTTCATTG TTGGGGAATCCGCACGGTAATCAATCTGCAGATACCAGGAGAGCACTCCAGTTGCGGACCTCCACTCACGAAATCCGGCTTTACGTACGACCCTAATATTTTCATGGCTAATGATA TTTATTATTACAACTTCGCGTGGCCGGACTATGGCGAGGCGAGTCTCAGCGGATTATTGGATATGGCTAAAGTGATATCTTTTGCGCTTCAAGAAGGCAGAGTTGCTATACACTGTCACGCAG GCCTCGGACGGACAGGTGTTCTCATTGCCTGCTACCTGGTGTACTCACTCCGTATACGAGCGAATGATGCCATCAGACTTGTGAGGAAAAAGCGACCGCGATCGGTACAAATGAGCGGACAGATTCTGTGTGTGCAGCAGTTTGAGCACTACTTACTACCACAGACCATTGTGTTCAGTTCAAA GGAATCATTAATGTTGACAAGAGATCGAAAAACATCTGAGTTCACACTCCGACAGTATCTGTACCGGCAGAGAGCTATCTTGCATGGAGTTGAAGAAAGGGCTTTTAAATTATTGCCaaag ATAGTATACTGCATCTGCGAGCGTCTCCTCAAGCTGTGCGGGTGCCACCAATCCGGTGGTCTCGACTTGCGGATCAGAAACAGACCTTTCTATACAACCTTCTTTGTCTACAAACTCAAACAAATTCCACGAACTGATCCACAATCTCCGGATGAATTTGTACCAA ATCAAGTATCAACTCTGCCTATGGTTGAATGGAGGGATCCAATTGAAGAAGATATCGACAGGAACTTGGAGTCAGTCAGCAGAATAACAGGCAGCGCGAATGGTGGAAGGATACCAGCTTTGCACGTTCACGAG GCTTTCATTACCGATCACAAGAGTCTTCCAGATGATAAACAAAAGTACCTCAAGCAATTGCGCACGGATATCAATCAGAGGAGAGACGCCATCAATAATATTGAGAAAGAA GATGATCCGCTCGTACTCACAGGATTATTATTCGAATGGCTTGAAGGATTGAAACAGCCTGTGCTAGACAGGGAAGATTTGTCAACCATAATAGGACGATGCAAGCACGTGAACTCTTGTCTAGATGTCTTAGAAATg gaagATGTAATGCTCATAGAATATCTATTACGTTTCGTTTTACGCTTACGACCTCTCGCAGCGCATAAGAAAGTCGACATTATCAAACGTCTGATTGCCGCCTTAACACACCAAACCGTTCAAATTAACGGTAAAACACTTCCTGATAATGGTTTTCCTAAACTAAGGGATGGAACGTGCAGccaaattatcaattttatgcTACGACTAGTCGTTGAAATAcaaaaagatataataaaacctGGAAGAGATGAAACGGATGTAGTAATTCCGCCacgtagattaaaaataaaagcttggaaataa
- the LOC113401841 gene encoding retinol dehydrogenase 11-like yields MWSILVLFIGISAKIIGSFLIFCLLFLIGLRFWLEPFKGVCKCKTKLHGKIALITGGNSGIGFETAKDFARRGAKVIIASRDIKKSEEAVANIIATTGNESVEHRFLNLLKKDSIEAFAKDFNKDFHRLDILVNNAGIGAIKQQNTKDGIDKLMQINYVGPFTLTHLLLDKLIASKPSRIVNVSSYLHKMAKFDFQNLTDVFTITDKTDSLYSQMVRYGNAKLCDILWTVALAKKLPNGVTANVLHPGLVKTNIFNNFNPNVKRVLFLIIDLLYKTPLEGAQTIIHLCVSPKLEKETGGYYMDCKKVSPSKAAEDEDLTERLWHKTLSLIKQ; encoded by the coding sequence ATGTGGTCGatcttggttttatttattggaatttcTGCGAAAATTATTGGtagtttcttaatattttgccttttatttttgattggaTTACGGTTTTGGCTCGAACCATTCAAAGGTGTTTGTAAGTGTAAAACAAAACTGCATGGAAAAATAGCCCTTATTACCGGTGGTAATTCCGGTATAGGATTCGAAACAGCCAAAGATTTCGCTAGAAGAGGTGCAAAAGTCATAATCGCAAGTagagatattaaaaaatcagaAGAAGCCGTTGCAAATATTATAGCAACGACCGGAAACGAATCTGTTGAGcacagatttttaaatttgctgAAGAAAGATAGCATAGAGGCGTTTGCAAAAGATTTCAATAAAGATTTCCATCGTTTGGATATTCTGGTCAACAATGCTGGTATTGGAGCTATCAAGCAACAAAATACGAAAGATGGAATCGATAAGctaatgcaaataaattatgttgGGCCTTTTACACTTACACACTTGTTGCTGGATAAGCTGATTGCCTCGAAGCCAAGTCGAATAGTTAATGTGTCTTCATATCTTCACAAAATGGCAaagttcgattttcaaaatttaactgACGTATTCACAATTACAGACAAGACAGATAGTTTATATAGTCAAATGGTTCGATATGGAAATGCTAAACTCTGTGATATACTGTGGACCGTGGCATTAGCCAAGAAACTTCCCAACGGTGTTACAGCTAATGTTCTTCATCCGGGTTTAGTCAAAACgaacattttcaataatttcaatCCAAATGTTAAGAGAGTTCTCTTCCTTATCATAGATTTGCTATACAAGACGCCATTAGAAGGCGCTCAGACGATAATACATTTGTGCGTCTCGCCGAAACTGGAAAAAGAGACAGGAGGCTATTATATGGATTGCAAAAAAGTAAGTCCTTCGAAAGCAGCCGAAGATGAAGACCTTACGGAAAGACTATGGCATAAAACTTTGTCACTAATAAAACAATGA